The genomic region actacatcAAAGACTTTCactaaagtaacattttcaatgcaggacttttacttgaaaCAGAGTATTTTCCCAGTGttttattagtacttttactgaagtaaaggctcTGAATACTACTTCTACCGCTGGTTCCTTGTAAGTTGATCTGAGCTGGGGTCCGGAGCCTGGCGCCATGGCTCAGTACCTGGGCTACTTCACCGCTGTGGGCGACGCCCAGCCCGTCcgcctggaggaggaggagctgcaCGTGACCAGCGAGGAGCTGAGCCCCGCCACGGGGCAGTTCCCCCCCGCGGCCACCTTCAGGGAGTCCCTGCAGAGGCTCTACGGCTCCGAGCGCTTCCAGGTAGACCGCCCTGCTTCCATATGATCCATCATTCTATGATCCGACGTGTCACGGTTTCTCCCCGGTGATGTCACTGGTGTGGGTCCAGATGTGGGAACAGACTTCTCACTTGTCTTTCTAAAGGACAGCTTCAAAGAGCTTGTTTTGACCAACAATAGTCCCAAACCCAAAGAGAAATTATACACAGTgtctgtatatatctatatatctatatctatatatatatatagatatatatatatatatatatatatatctatatctatacacagtgtaatatatatacacacacaaccacacacacaaacccatagagaatataatatatatatatatattatatatatatataatattaaaatctatatatatataataaccacacacacacacacacacacacacacacacacacacacacacacatacatacaaacccAAAGAGAAATTATATACAGTGTCTgtttatatctatatctatatatatctatatacacacacacacactgtatataattTCTCTTtgggtttgtatgtgtgtgtatatatatatatctatatatatgtatgtatatatatatctatatctatatatatagatatagatatatacagacACTGTATATAATTTCTCTTtgggtttgtatgtgtgtgtgtgtgtgtgtgtgtgtatatatatatatatatatatatatatatcacatcatacagtatatacaatgatgtaaaaaatacacaatGGTATTTGCAAAACAGGTTACTCCATCAACTTGCTCTTTAAAAGTTTCTTCTCttcagaattgtttttcttttttattaatttctgtGGGTCATCATAATTAGGTTCCAGGAAGTACAACAAATAAAGGCGAAACCACAacaaaggcatttttttttctttcaatttcaTCAAATCAGAGTTTCATCAGAATTTCCGTTTACAGAAAAATGCTGATATTATTTTATTGGattctattattattagtagtattattacGATTATAACTTTAGGTTTCGTGATAAATGCTCTGAATGTGACTGTTCAGTGTTTCatgcttattaaaagaaaaaccctCATTGCTGGCAGTTCATATCTATGTTCCCATCCCTGCATGAGAATATAGAGCAGCTTTGACAGTGTCTCATGTTATAAGACttcatgacatgttttatctgttacacGGTAAATGTTAAACTTAAGCTTATCGCCAATCGAATCATAATACCAATATCTGgcaaaaataaattcaattaGACTCCGCCCACCCCTACTTTGCTttcaggtggtggtggtgtgtttgGTCATCCTGGACGCCATCTTTGTTCTGGCCGAGCTGCTCATCGACCTGTCTGTTATCAAGCTGGAACATGGACACCTTGCTCCGGAGGTGAGACACCGTTTAGTCCACTGTCTCCAAGCACACTCCCAGTTTGTTATCCTGACCTGTGTGTGTAAACCATGGACTGGCCCGTGGTTCTCTGCAGGTGTTCCACTACCTGAGCCTGGCTCTTCTCACCTTCTTCATAGTGGAGCTGCTCGGCAAGCTGTTTGCCTACCGCCTGGAGTTCTTTCAAcacaagtttgaggtgtttgatGGTTTGGTCGTGGTGCTTTCCTTCGTGTTGGACATCGTGTTcatcttccatgaagaccagtTTGTTGGGACGGGCCTGCTCATCCTGCTGCGACTCTGGAGGGTTGCCCGAATCATCAACGGTCAGTAACACTCTGTAACACCTACACATATTTATAGGGGGTTTCTGTTTTGAAAggtgttattatttatttgggGATGGGAGGGGGGACACATTGCACCTTTAAAGCTTGGACAGACAGCTATGGATTTGTACCATGTTGGATCCATTAACAGCTGAGGCTCTGGCGTTCCATGCATGCACATTTCCTAATGATCCAGTCCACCAGGATTTGGCTGCCATTTGGTCTTTGTATTCCTTTTAACCACGGATTATATAAATATGGGAACCGTTTAATATAACAATAGAGAGaatactttaataataataatttccttcAGGCAAGAAAAAGCAGTTTCCAGCATAAATGAATGATTGTTGCTTAAAAAATCGC from Etheostoma spectabile isolate EspeVRDwgs_2016 chromosome 10, UIUC_Espe_1.0, whole genome shotgun sequence harbors:
- the hvcn1 gene encoding voltage-gated hydrogen channel 1, translating into MAQYLGYFTAVGDAQPVRLEEEELHVTSEELSPATGQFPPAATFRESLQRLYGSERFQVVVVCLVILDAIFVLAELLIDLSVIKLEHGHLAPEVFHYLSLALLTFFIVELLGKLFAYRLEFFQHKFEVFDGLVVVLSFVLDIVFIFHEDQFVGTGLLILLRLWRVARIINGIMVSVKNRADHKIHKLKESYDHLVQRVTQLQERTDKLEQENQRLEALLKKHAIDF